The segment AGCCGGGCCCGCAACCCCACCCGGCGCAGGGAGCCGAGCGGCGTACGCAGCCCGGTCGCCGCCGTGACCTTCCCACTGTCGCAGCACAGCACGTCGAGCACCGGCGCCCCGTCGTCGTCGGCCGTCACGTGCAGGTAGTACCAGTTGCGGGAGTTGTAGTAGGCGGTGATCCCGGCCAGCTGCCGGTAGTTGCGGGGCTCGAACTCGCACGTCGCCTCGAAGGTGCAGTGCCGCGCGGTCACCCGCCGGGCGACCAGGCTGGGCCGGTGCCGGGCCATCGGCGACTGCCCGCCATGGATCCGCAGGTGCGAGGGTCGCGCGGACAGGTCGATCCAGTCGGGCGTGGCCGGGCGGCGCAGCGTCGACCAGTTCACGCCGAGCGCCGGCGCGTCGAAGTGGTCGTCCTCGACCTGTTCGCCGGCCGGCACGGGGCTGACGTCAGCGCCCGCAGGGGCCGGGACCAGTTCGGCCGGCACGCCGTCGTGGATACGCGGCCACCCGTCGGCCGGCCAGTCCACCCGCTGCAGGGCGGTTTCGCGCCCGAGGACACAGCGGCCGGACGGCGGGTACGGGCGGGCGGCCAGGTGCGCCAGGTACCACTCCCCCGCCGGGGTCTGCACGAGACTGCCGTGGCCCGCCTTCTGCAGGGTCAGGTCCGGGCGCCCGGAGGAGGTCAGCAGCGGTCCGCCGGGATCCACCTCGTACGGGCCGAGCAGCCGCCGGGACCGGGCGACGCTGACCTGGTGTGTCCAGCTGGTGCCGCCCTCGGCGGTGACCAGGTAGTACCAGCCGTCCTTGCGGTAGATGTTGGGCGCCTCGGTGAGGCCGGCGCCGGTGCCTTCGAAGATCAGGTGTTCCGGGCCGGTCAGGCGGCGATCGCGATGGTCGTACTGCTGGATCGAGATGCCGGCGAACCGGTTGTGGCCGGGCCGCCAGTCCGCGCACATCGACAGCATCCAACTGGTGCCGTCCTCGTCGTGGAACAGCGACGCGTCGAAGCCGCGGCCGTGCAGGACCACCGGGTCCGACCAGGGGCCGGTCATGCTCGGCGCGGTGACCAGGTAGTTCTGCGGGTCCCAGTAGCCGCCCGCGAACGTCGCCACGTCGGTGTAGACCAGATGGAACAGCCCGTGGGCGTAGGTCAGGTTGGGCGCCCAGATGCCGCACGAGTCGGCGGTCCCGGTGAGATCGAGCAGTCGCCGCTCGGTCAGCACACCGCCGAGCGGCCGCCAGTCGACCAGGTCGGTGGAGTGGTGCACCCGCACACCCGGGTACCACTCGAACGTCGAGGTGGCGATGTAGTAGTCGGCACCGACCCGCAGGATCGACGGGTCCGGATGAAAGCCCGGCAGCACCGGGTTGCGGATCATCCGGTGGCCGGGCCGGTCGTCACCGGTGGTCGAGACAGCGGCCTTGGCAATCGTCATGAAGGTTCCGCCCGCAGTGATGGTGGCGCGGCGGCTGAGCCGCCGCGCCACAGGTGAGATCGGGATCAGCTGGTTCGGCAGGTGACCGTCGGCCAGGTCCAGTTGCCGTTGGCCATGATCGTTACGCCGAAGTTGTTGCCGCTGCCGTTCGGCCGGGCGGTGACGGCCCCGCTCGTGCCGGAGACCGCGGCGTTCCAGCTGTTCTGGATGCTCTGACCGCCGTTCAGGTTGAGAGTGACGGTCCAGTTGCTGGTGTTCTGGACCGACACGTTGAGGTTGAACCGGTCACCGAACTGCTGGCCGGCCGAGAGGACCGCGGTGCAGTTGCTGCCGCCGGGGTTCTGGGTCGGGCCGGTGGTCGGCGTGGTCG is part of the Actinoplanes sp. NBC_00393 genome and harbors:
- a CDS encoding glycoside hydrolase family 43 protein; this translates as MTIAKAAVSTTGDDRPGHRMIRNPVLPGFHPDPSILRVGADYYIATSTFEWYPGVRVHHSTDLVDWRPLGGVLTERRLLDLTGTADSCGIWAPNLTYAHGLFHLVYTDVATFAGGYWDPQNYLVTAPSMTGPWSDPVVLHGRGFDASLFHDEDGTSWMLSMCADWRPGHNRFAGISIQQYDHRDRRLTGPEHLIFEGTGAGLTEAPNIYRKDGWYYLVTAEGGTSWTHQVSVARSRRLLGPYEVDPGGPLLTSSGRPDLTLQKAGHGSLVQTPAGEWYLAHLAARPYPPSGRCVLGRETALQRVDWPADGWPRIHDGVPAELVPAPAGADVSPVPAGEQVEDDHFDAPALGVNWSTLRRPATPDWIDLSARPSHLRIHGGQSPMARHRPSLVARRVTARHCTFEATCEFEPRNYRQLAGITAYYNSRNWYYLHVTADDDGAPVLDVLCCDSGKVTAATGLRTPLGSLRRVGLRARLDGPALRFAYTTDPDAGAAWHDLGRTFDATTLSDEYAVTVVPGEPEAWGFTGAFVGLWVQDLGAEGGYADFDRAVYATVDADGENRR